From the Vicinamibacteria bacterium genome, one window contains:
- a CDS encoding sigma-70 family RNA polymerase sigma factor gives MIRRFDGHAIRDQTSGLPVDEFLGLERLERQSTPFPGDEAALIDRCLAGDHDAFDEIVHRYQDMVFGLAYRLLGGYDEAVDVSQEVFLQVYRKLASFRRKASLRTWIYRIVINRAKNRRRWWKRREREMTAMPIDEAEASPHWELAAPVQAADTPYQALERKEAGQILRRAIDRLPFDQKTILLLKEIEGLSYEEISMTLDLPLGTVKSRLARARGSLRQKLDPNLFGFTGEQ, from the coding sequence ATGATACGACGGTTCGACGGGCACGCGATTAGAGATCAGACATCGGGGCTGCCGGTCGACGAGTTCCTCGGTCTGGAACGGCTGGAGCGCCAGTCGACGCCGTTTCCGGGGGACGAAGCGGCGTTGATCGATCGGTGTTTAGCGGGAGACCACGATGCTTTCGACGAGATCGTGCATCGTTACCAGGATATGGTGTTCGGCCTAGCCTACCGGCTCCTCGGGGGATACGACGAGGCCGTCGATGTTTCGCAGGAAGTCTTTCTGCAGGTATACCGCAAGCTCGCCAGCTTCCGGCGCAAAGCTTCGCTCCGGACCTGGATCTATCGCATCGTCATCAACCGCGCCAAGAACCGGCGGCGTTGGTGGAAGCGGCGCGAAAGAGAGATGACGGCAATGCCCATCGACGAGGCCGAAGCGAGCCCGCACTGGGAGCTCGCGGCGCCGGTCCAGGCCGCGGACACACCGTACCAGGCACTCGAGCGAAAGGAAGCGGGTCAGATCCTGCGTCGTGCGATCGATCGCTTGCCTTTCGACCAGAAGACGATCTTGTTGTTGAAGGAGATCGAAGGTCTGTCCTACGAGGAGATCTCGATGACGCTCGACTTGCCTCTCGGGACGGTCAAGTCGCGGCTGGCGCGAGCACGTGGCTCGCTTCGGCAGAAGCTCGATCCGAATCTCTTCGGCTTTACAGGGGAACAGTGA